The Cytobacillus oceanisediminis genomic interval TAATCAGATTACACCTACCAGTTTAAGTGCAAGAACCATTCAAATCCCTTATTTCGGAATATTTGGCGCTTGTTCGACCTCTATGGAGGGGCTTGCCCTTGCATCTTTTATTGTGAACTATCATGGGGCTGATTACGTTTTAACAGGTGCTTCAAGTCATAATGCTGCAGTAGAAAAACAATTCAGATACCCCACAGAATATGGTGGGCAAAAGCCTCCTACTGCCCAATGGACAGTAACTGGTGCTGGTGCAGCTCTTATTACCTCGAAAACAGCAGGACATAATACGCCGGTCACTACTTCCGCAACAATTGGCAAAGTAATCGACATGGGTCTTACCGACCCTTTTAATATGGGAGGGGCAATGGCTCCTGCAGCAGCAGATACCATTACTGCACACTTCAAGGATATGCAGCTTGATCCATCATATTACGATTTGATTGTTACAGGGGATTTAGGGAGAATTGGCCAGGAAACTGCTTATGAATTGCTTTCAAATAATGGGCTTAACATAGAAAAAGAGAAATTTAAAGATTGCGGATTGATGATCTATAAAGATGATCAGCCTGTCCAATCTGGAGGAAGCGGAGCAGGGTGCTCAGCTGCTGTCCTGTATGGACATCTATTGAATCAAATGAAACAGGGGACTTATAGGAGAATCCTTGTTGTCGCTACGGGTGCACTATTATCCCCATTGACATTCCAGCAGAATGAGAGCATCCCTTGTATTGCTCATGCTGTTTCTATCGAAATGACTTAAAGGAGGAATTTGTATGCTGCCTATGTTTTTCTGGGCTTTTGTAATTGGTGGCCTATTTTGCGTATTTGGCCAAATAATGTTTGATGTTTTTAAGCTAACACCTGGCCATACATTAAGTCTTTTGGTTGTAATAGGAGCTGTTCTTGATGGCGTTGGACTCTATGAACCGCTTGCAGACTTTGCGGGAGCCGGAGCGACAATCCCTATAACAAGCTTTGGCAATTCCCTCGTCCATGGAGCCCTTCAGGAAGCTGATCAGCATGGGCTTGTCGGTGTATTGACCGGAATGTTTGAAGTAACCAGCTCCGGTATTTCAGCAGCGATAATCTTCGGCTTTATCGGTGCACTTATTTTCAAGCCAAAGGGATAAGTGGCATTAGATATAATGAAAAGATTCACAAGAATGATCTTCAGTTATTTAAAAACAAGCCCCTTATTACAATTTGACTGAATAAACCAAGCCTGCCTTGGGAGCTTGCCCATACACCCTGTTTAGATTTTACATATGTTGTATTGAGAAATCTAAGTGAGGTGAAAGGCATGGGCTATGGCTATGGAGGCTGCGGATATGGCGGGGGCTATGGAAATACGTTTGTTCTAATCGTTGTCCTATTCATTTTACTCATTATCGTCGGAGCAAGTTTCTACAATTAGATTCACAAAGGCTGACTCAGAACCAGCAGCAGGTTTTGTGTTGGCTTTTTTGCATATAAGGTACATAAATTATTAATACATTTCACGTTTTCCGCCCACCTTCATAAGATATAAAGGAGTAAATGAAGGAGCGTGATTGAGCAGGATGGATAACAACTTTTTTAAAAACCTTGAAAAGAAAACAGGCGTAAATATGAAGGATGTATTTGAACTGGCCGGCTCTTTGCAGAATGCAAATTTTAAAGATGAAAAAACAGTACGAAATGTAATCAAGAGGGTTTCGCAAATTGCAAATAAACCCGTTTCCAAGGATACGGAAGACAAGATTGTGAAATCGATCGTTGCTGATGGAAAGCAGCTTGACTTTAATACAATTTCCCAGATGATGAATAAAAAATAACAGAAGGACCTGGCCGGGGTGCAGCCAGGTCTTCTTTTTATCTTCCGTCTTTGTTCCTGCTGCTTCTTGTGATGGGGGCAAGGAACCTTGAGGCATATGCCCTCCGTCCCCGCCTTTTTTCCGGCACAGAGATATATAAGTCCTTCCTGGCCCTTGTTACGGCAACGTACATCAGCCTTCGTTCTTCCTCCAATGGGGCAGACTCACCTGAACGGTAAGCTTCCAGAGCATGATCATGAGGAAGATTTCCTTCAACTGCACCGGCAACATATACCACATTATATTCAAGCCCTTTTGCACGGTGGATAGTGCTTAATGTAATAGCATTATCATTATTCCTGCTGAGGCGCTTGATTTCTTTGTTCATGGCTTTCATATGTTCAGTATGCTCCAGAAACTCTTGAAGAGAATGAAAGTTACGCGCAGCGACCTTTAAATCTTTTATATCATCAGAGCCTTTATCCATTTTATTGCCTTCATTGCCGCGTTTTTTTAAAAAGTCCTGGAAGCCAAGCTCTTTTTCAACAGTTTCAATTGCAGTGATGGGACTAAGACCTGAGATTGATCTGGTAACAGGGATCACTTTTTTTAACTTGCTTTCCTGAAAAGCAAATCCTGTTTTTATAAACTTTAGGCACTCCAGCATTGAGCAATCCTGCAAGATGCTTTCTGCCTTAATATCCTGAAGGACTGATTGTTTAACAAATAGAGACGGCAGCATATCTTTCAAAGCATTCTGGTCATCCTCATTTAACGATAACTTTAGAAAAGCAAGCATGCTTCGAACAATAAACCGATCATAAAATGATTCGGCATCCTGATCCAATTTAAACGGAAGACTGGAATTGGCCAGCCTTTCAAAAATGGCCCTGCTCCCAGTATGGGTGCGGAATAATACTGCAAAATCCCGCGGCTCGTATCCTTCTTCAATTTTCTCCTGAATATCAGTCATGATCATCGTAGCTTCTTCTTCCTCATCATAAGGAAAAAAGAGGAAAGGGTGCTGTCCGCCAGAAAATTGGGCATTCATGCTTTTGGCGCGTCTATGTTTATTTAAAGATATGATTTGGTTTGCAGCTGATACGATCTCGTGAGCAGAGCGGTAATTCTGATTCAATGTTATAACCTTAGCACCAGGGAAATCTTTCTCGAAATCTAAAAGATATTGGGGATCGCTTCCTCTGAAAGCATAAATAGATTGATCATCGTCACCCACTGCACAGACATTTTTTGTTTTATCGGACAGCATTTTCATAAGCTCATATTGAACATTATTAATATCCTGGAACTCATCGATCAGGAAATAATGAAAGCGATTCTGATATTGTTCAAGAATTTCAGGCTTTTCATGAAAAAGAACATGGCAGCCTGTCAGCATATCATCAAAATCAAATAATTCTCTTCTTAATTTTGTTTGTTCATACCTTTGATAAAGAATCGCGGTCTGTTCCTCCCAATCATTCTTTGGATGAACCTTCCCAGGTATGATAAGAGAATTTTTCCAATAGCTAATTTGCTGGAGGGCAAGGTCAAAGGCAAATTCCTTTTCATCGAGCTTTAAGTTTTTGCTGGATTCCTTAATGATCTGTTCCCGCTGCCATTCTTTATTCAGTAGCTTGCCGGAAGACCATTTATCCGGATTGTGGAAGGAGAGAATCCTGTAAAACAAGCTGTGAAAAGTGCCGGAAACGATTTGCCTGACTTTTCGTGAATCCATTCCTGGATATTGGGCAAGGCGCTCTTTCATTTCAGCCGCAGCCTTAGCTGTAAATGTAACGAGCATTATTGATGTAGGATCGATATCTTTTTCGCGCAGCATAAAAGCAGTCCTGGTTGTTAAAACTCGGGTCTTACCGCTCCCTGCACCTGCAAGAACGAGCAGAGGCCCATCAATATGTGATACAGCAGATGCCTGCTGTTCATCCAAAAAGACTCCTGCTTGTGAAAGGGACTTTAGGTATTCATCAGGGAAACTTGGATTGTGAGTGCTTTCTTGGATATAAGGGGGGATATTTTTTGCCGGCTGAGCTTTTTTAAAGGCTGATTCTATTTCTTTTACAGCAGCAGAAGCAATTGGCCTTGAAACAGGAATTTTAAAGCCGTTTCTTTCTATATATTCTTCAGTCTCAATCTTGGCCGATTCTTGTTTGATCATTTTATCCTTGCACATTCTGCTGCTTTGCTGAATATGATAAAAATGAGGCTCATCCATAATTCCTAAATACAAACGGACTGAAGCTCCGCAATCAGGGCAAAACAGCTTTCCTTTTTTGCCTTCTTCATAAATATGCTGAAAACTTTCTCGATTCAATTGTTCCAGATTCACTGTATTATTATGTAAAATTGCTGTCTTCATAAAAAATACCCCATTTTTATAAATTGCCGAGTTTAAGTGATTAATCATCTTCTAACAACAAGACAAATTTTATCATAACAAACCGGTAAAGGATTCTAAAGTGCTTTTCTGTTTAAAATTTAATGTAAACGGGTACATAAAAGTAAATATTGTTTCGTATTCCTTTAATAATCAGATACATAGAGAATGGAGAGGGGAGCATTCATGGGCTACATTTTACCTGTAACTTCATATCAATATAATCAGTATGCAGAAAGAGAGATTGGCACAAAATATGATCCATTTCGTTTCGTGCCAGTTGCCAAAATATCGGCACAAACCAATTCAAAAGATTTCCGTCATGAGCTTCCTCTTGATATTCAAAGAATGTTAACCAAATCAAATCCTCAGCAGCGGGCAGACATCCAAACACGCAGCACTAGAAAAAAAGCAGATGAAACATACGGCGAGCTGACGGGTAAAGGGCGCTATATTAGTGAATGCATATAAGAAAAGCGGAAGCGCCTTCGGAACAAGCAAAAAGCGCTTGTTCCTGAGAAGCGCATCCAAGGAAGCTTTCCCTTGGTGCTCACCCCGACACCTCGAGGGGGTAGGTGCTCCTCCTAAAAGCTACCGCTTTTAGTCGTGCGATGATTAAGCTGCCGAAGCGTTCCTGGTGGAGCTAGATAAGTATCTAAACCCATAAAATAAAGAAGGAGAGGCTCAGTACGTTTGCACGTGCAAAGCCTCTCCTTTTTTCCACTCTGCGTATAAGACATCTTTGACATTATTTGCGCCGTTGTTTTTAATCTCATTAATAAGCTTTGTTTCGTCCCAATTGATGCTTTTGAGATTATCCCAAATCACTTCTCCGTCTAAAATTAAAGTTACAGGCAGCTCGATCATATTTATAGGGAGATTCAAATCCTGTATAGTTGGTGTCGAGTAAAGCGGTTTTTTTAATGCACTGACCGTTCCATCTGTTTCAAGAATGGCATATTCGCATTCCCTGATTGAAAAAACGTCCTTTGAACGGAGGAGGTGCTGGAGCTGATTAATGTCGAGATGATTTTTCTTCAGTTCTTCATAGACGATTTTTCCTTTTTTTATAACAATAGAGGGCTCACCTTCAAGAAGTTTGCGTGCCCTTTTAAATTTCTGGGTAAGGACTTCAGTTGCGTAGATGAGTATCCCCCATACTGCAACAGCAAAGAATATTTCTGGGATTCCAGTCTCCTGATCGTATAGGGCATTTCCCACCAGCTCGCCTAACACGATGGCAGAGATAAAATCAAAAGGAGTAATCTGTGTGATCTGTGTTTTGCCCAGGAGTTTTGCCATAATAAATAAGAAAATATATCCTATAACAAGTACACTTATGATATGTAAATATTCCATTCAAACCACTCCTTAAATTGCTGTATCTGGAATAGTGTTTGCAGAAGACCCCAAAATTATTGCATACAAAAAAGCTCCTGCCATCCCTGGCAGAAGCTTGTCCGCTATATCGTTTTTTTCATTGTACGGTGGGGAATCCCGGCATCCATGAATTCTTCCGAGATTACCTGATAGCCCAACTTTTCATAAAAAGGGATAGCCTGCGTCTGGGCATTTAATTTTAAGGCAGGCAAGCCTTGTTTCTTAGCATGCTCTTCAATTTTATCCATTATTGCTTTTCCTGATCCGCTCTGGCGGTTCTCCTTCAGAACGCATATTCTTTCCACTTTGCCATTGCCGTCAACTGTGCGAAATCTTCCGGCACCTGCGGGAATGCCATTATTATATAGTACAAAATGGACTGCTTCGTCTTCGAACTGATCGATTTCCTCTTCTTCAGGAACATTTTGCTCGTTGATAAAAACTTGTTTCCTTACTGAGAAGGCATCGTGCAATTCTTGTTCAGATGAGACAACTCTAACTTCCACTTTTCACTATTCCTTTCCTAGCCTGAATGTTTCATAAACGGTCCATGAGCCGTTTTCCAGCTGATATAGAAGATGAAAACGATCAACAACCTCTTCATGATTCACAGGCTGCATTCTTAAGCTCCCATATACATCTGAATGTTCATCATTGGAGAGTTTTTGTCCGATGGTAATATGGGGGACAAAATTATATTCAGGTGTTTCGCCAGTAATATGATCATTCAGTTCAATATGTAACTCTTCGAGCTGGGCTGAAGGCTCAATTTTGAAATAAATGACATTGTTGACAGGCTGGAAAGAGCTTATTTTTGTAGCGTTTATTTGAAACGGCTCGTGTTTCTCAGCTATTCCATGAAGTGTTTCCGTCAGCTTTTTTATTTCTTCTTCAGATGCTTCAAAGCGCGATCTTAAAGTTACATGAGGAGGAATTAAAGCATAATGCGGATCATACCGCTTTCTAAAAGAATTGGCCAAATCCTGCAATTTTTTTGACGGGAAAATAACTATGCCGTAATTAGTGCTCATACAACAACCTCCATGTTTATTAATATTTTTTATAACTGGCAGGCTAAACGAGATGAAAAACACTTGGTTGGTCTATTATAGCAAATTTTCTAAATTCATTATATAATTATACCTTTTTTCGTAATAAAAAACAGTGTGTCGAGGTAATCTTTTTATCGCGAAAGAATAGTTCCTTTTACACAATTTCAAACTTAAAACATAGACTTTAGGGCCCTTTTTAAATCAGGCTGCCAGTATGTCCATGTATGATCCCCATCAAATTCATCATAGAAGTATGGAAATTGTTTTTGCTTAAACAAACTGGATAGATCCCGGTTTGGAGTAAGAAAATCTTTCTCTGCACCCCCTGTGGTTTTCACAGATGTCTCGCCTTTCCCAATAACGTGATAAATATTAAGAAGGTGAGGCTGAGTAAATTCCTGCACTGCCTCTGCAACGGAGTGATCAACATAAGGAGATTGAAGAATTATCCTCCCAAAAGTATTAGGGTATTGCAGGGCTGCCATTAATGAAACAGTTGCTGCAAGGGAATCTCCCATAAGGGCACGTCCCATTCCCATTTGATAAGTAGGGAATTCACGGTCAAGATATGGAACCAGCTCGTGTGCAAGAAAACGGATATAAGCATTATGCTGTTCACCGTCCGGATGATATTTCTTCCATCTGTCTTTGACGTTTTTATATGGGACACCAACAATAATGATATTTTCGATTTCTTTTTCGTTTAATAATTCATCTGCGATGCGCCCGACTCTTCCCAGCTGGAAGTAATCTTTGCCATCCTGGGCTATAACAACAGTGTATTTATATAAGGGTGAAAAGGAAGCGGGCAAATAAATGAGCAGCTCAACCTCTTCGCCAAGTTCCTTGCTTTCGATTACAATATCTTGTATTGATCCTCTGGGGTAATCCATCATTTTTGTTCCTCCGTTTAGTTCTGTTATGTAAGAGTTTACATATAGATTTTATCATATATATATAGGAATTGCTTTTTACATGCATTCTCATTCATGGGTCATGGTGCTTTATTTTAGATAAAATTTACATCGAGGGTGAATCAGCATGCAATAAGACAATTAACAGCAAATTTTAAAAGCAAGGAGGGATCATTTGACAATTCAGATAAGGTTTATGTTAGTATATAATTGATAAAATCTAATCTTTAAAAGGGGGAAATAGGATGAAAAAGAGAAGTATATTCCTAGCCACAGCTCTGCTGTTAGCGCTTTCTATGGTTCTTGCAGCCTGCGGCGGCGGAAAAGATGAAGGCGGCGGCGATGGAGAAGGCGGCGCAGACAAGCCTAAGTTCATGAGCATTGTGACTGGTGGAACAGGCGGTACATACTATCCGCTGGGCGGATCATTCGCTGAGATTATATCTGATGCTACAGGCATTGATACAAATGCTGAAGTTTCAGGTGCATCTGCAGAGAACATGAACACACTGAAAGATGGCAATGCTGAGATTGCTTTCTCTCAAACAGATATTGCTTCATATGCACAAGAAGGGAAATTAATGTTTGAAGGTGCAGCTGTGGATAATGTGAGTGCAGTCGGCACGCTATATCCGGAAACGATCCAGATCGTTACTACTGCAAAATCTGGCATTAAATCTGTTGAAGACTTAAAAGGCAAAAAAGTTTCAATCGGAGCTCCTGGTTCAGGAACTGCTGCGAATGCAGAACAGATTCTTGAAGTGCACGGAATCAAATTGGATGACATTCAAAAGCAGGATCTTTCTTTTGATGAGTCAACTGCCGGAATCCAGGATGGCAATATTGATGCAGCATTCGTTACAGCAGGAACTCCTACAGGTGCTGTTGAAGGACTTTCTGCAACTGAAGATGTTGTGATCGTTCCGATTGAACAGGATAAAATCGATGCATTAATCGAAAAATATCCTTACTATGTACAGGATGAAGTGCCATCTGGAACATATAAGCTTGCAGAAGCTGTACCAACAGTAGCGGTACAGGCAATGCTTGTTGTTTCAAATGACCTTTCAGAAGATGTAGTTTACGATGTTACGAAAGCAATCTTTGAGAACCTTGACAAAGTTACGCATGCCAAAGGAAAAATGATTAAGGCTGAAAATGCTGTCAAAGGTACTGGCATTGAACTGCACCCTGGTGCTAAAAAGTACTTTGACGAAAAAGGTTTTAAAGCTGAATAATCTTTCAATAACAATCGAATGATGAAATTTGGCCGGCTGTAAAACCTAATAAGGTTATTGCGCCGGTCAATTAATTTTAAAATATCAATTGTAAAAGCTGACAACTTTTTTTTAGGTGGAGGTTCCATGAACTTTTATAAGCCAGGGAATAAAAAAGCGGTCCTGGCACTCCTCGTTATCATAACCATCGCAATCATGTTCTTCATACCCATTAAGCAGGCAGTTGTTTTTGAGTATCAAAACAAAGGAAAGGTGATTGCTTATTTCCCGATTAAAGAGGACAGAACCTTTAAGATAAAGTATACACATTCCATCCACCTTACAGATGTTGTAGAAAGCTATACTATAACCGGGGATGGAAGTATTAAATTGTTCGAACTCATGTATGAGGATTTTGCCATCGGCATGCCTGAGAATGCTTCAGATGGAGAAACATTTGAACAAAAGGACGGCAAATATTATATTAAAAATATGAAAAGGATTTTTCCTTCATTTGACTTAAGGCTGGGTAAGGTCAGAGCAAATCACAGATTGATTTTGAAAGGCGAAGAATATGTCCTTTCAGATTATATCGAACCTGGCACATGGGTACGGATAAAGGCGAAAAAAATAAACTTATTCGAGGTGTTGAAAGGAGTGAATATCCTTGGAAAATAAAGGGGAAACGTTATCTCTTGAGGAACAGCAGAAATTGCTGGAAAAATACGATCCAGAGGCTGGCACAAGGAAATTAGGAGGAGTATTAGGCTGGATTGTCTTTTTTGGGCTTTTAGCATTTTCATTGTTCCATTTATATACAGGGGTTTTCGGGATGCTTACAGCCCAGCTGCAGCGTTCGATTCATTTAGGCTTTGCATTAGCCCTAATATTTCTATTATTCCCTGCAAGGAAGAAAGACAGAGGACGAAATCATAAAGTTGCCTGGTACGATATCATTTTAGCTATACTGGGTATTGCTGTAGGTGCTTATTGGCCGCTTTTTATTGATGAAATTGTCATGAGGGCTGGCCGTCTGACCGAGATTGATTTTTATGTAGGACTAATTGCAGTTCTTCTGGTTCTGGAAGCGACAAGGCGCGCGGTTGGACTTCCAATAACCATTATTGCCGTCATTTTTCTTGCCTATGCTATGTTCGGGCCATATATGCCGGCATTTTTGGCGCACCGCGGTCTTGATTTAGAAAGATTGGTGCAGACCATGTTCTTTACGACTGAGGGAATCCTAGGTACCCCCTTAGGCGTATCTGCCACGTTTATTTTCCTATTCTTGTTATTTGGCTCTTTCCTTGTAAAAACTGGTGTAGGGCAGTATTTTAATGATTTAGCTGTGTCCATCGCCGGAAAGAGAACTGGCGGACCGGCGAAAGTTGCCATTTTCTCAAGTGCTCTACAGGGAACAATCAGCGGAAGTTCTGTAGCTAACGTAGTAACTTCAGGCTCCTTTACCATTCCAATGATGAAAAAGCTTGGATACAAGAAAGAATTCGCTGGCGCAGTTGAAGCGACTGCATCAACCGGCGGCCAGATTATGCCTCCAATCATGGGTGCTGCTGCATTCCTGATGGTTGAGTTTATTGGCGGCGGCATTACATACTGGGATATTGCAAAGGCAGCTGCTATTCCGGCACTTCTATATTTTGCCGGGGTCTGGATAATGACTCACTTCGAAGCAAAACGTGTAGGACTTAGAGGGCTGAAAGATGAAGAGATGCCTAACCGTAAGGAAGTATTGAAGAAGATTTATCTGCTGCTGCCGATTTTGGCAGTTATCATCCTGCTAATGAGCGGAATGAGTGTAATACGTGCTGCTCTTTGGTCAATTGTAATTACGGTTGCAGTAAGTATGATAAGCAAGGAAACGCGCATTGGATTCAGAGATGCTATCGATGCATTAGTTGATGGTGCACGCACGGCTTTGGGCGTTGCTGCAGCAACAGCTGCGGCAGGTATTATTGTTGGAGTAGTTGTTAAAACAGGTCTTGGATTAAAGATGGCGAATGGCCTTCTTGATCTTTCAGGCGGGCTGCTGATCCCAACTTTGATGCTGACAATGGTTGCAGCAATTATCCTGGGAATGGGGTCACCAACAACTGCAAACTATGTTATTACATCTACAATAGCCGCCCCAGCAATCATTCTTCTGGGCGTACCTGATTTATCTGCTCACTTATTTGTGTTCTATTTTGGTATTGTGGCAGATGTCACACCTCCAGTTGCTCTTGCAGCATTTGCGGCGGCTGGTGTATCCGGGGGAGATCCGATAAAGACTGGAGTAACAGCATCAAAGCTTGCCATCGGGGCTTTTATTATTCCATACATGTTTGTCCTTTCACCGGAGTTATTGATGATTGATACAACCTGGTATTACTTAATCTGGGTAGTATTCACTGCTTTGGCAGGTATGATGGCAATTGGCGCTGGCGTAATTGGCTACTGGCTGCGTAAATTGAATATTTTTGAAAGACTGCTGGGAATTGCAGGGGGACTTTTGCTTATCTACCCTGAAGGGGTTACTGATATTGTAGGATTAGTTATTTTTATCCTGTTGATTGCATTGCAGGTTTTCATTAAAAAAGACGATCAGGCAAAGCCGCAAACAGCATAATAGGAAAAGCGGAAGAGCCTTGCCCACCCCCGACAAGCACAAGACGAGCCTCTCGAAAGGCGTTCTTTGCCTTTTTGGGAGGATTGGCTTGTGACCTCGAGGGGGTAGGCGCTGGAGCTAGACAGTTCTCGGAGTACAAAGAAATAAATTTATATAAAAAAGAAGGAAGGATGCTCACTCAAGCTGAGATCCTTCCTTTTTTTCATTTCCATACATTGTTTGTCATGCTTCCTAATCGCTATTGCCGATTGAAAGGGAAGCATTAACATAGCCTTCTTCATTACTCGTCAATAGGACAGTAAAAGTACCGGGATCATCGCCTTCATATACTTCTTCACTGAGGTTTTCTTTTAATAGTTCGCTTTTATATTCAATAATTTCAGTATGATTGTTATCATCTTTGGTTCTGTCAACTTCTTTGGCATCTTTCGGAATTCGCTTTTCGACAAAAGCAAGGATTTCCTCATTATTCATATCTTGTTCCATATCCTCAAATTGCAGCTCAACATTTACTGCCCGATGCGTTTGAAACTCTACCAGCATACTGTCTCCGTTGAAGCGGGCAATTTCATCATTGTTTTTATTATCTCCATAAGCCTTTGTGAAAAGGTCTCGTGTGTCTCCCAAACCAACTTCTTCAGTGATCTTTTTGTTTTCTCCCGGCGCTTCCTCTGTTTCCGCCCGCTGTTCTTCCGTTGACGGATTATTCTTATCTTCTTCCTCTACAATTTGTTCTTCGTTCGGATTACAGCCTGCCATTATGAGGCTTCCTGCAAACATTGCAGCAATCAATGTTTTATTTTTCACAGAACCCTTCCTTTCTGAGCGTGATGTCTTTATGGGATCAAACCCGGTTAAAAAGTATATACCCCAATGAGGGCAGGATAATCGGGAAGAAAGGAAGCACAGAAAAAAGCCGTACTTCTTATGTGAAATACAGGCTTTGAAGGTTCAAGTATGAAAGAAATCTCATTATTAGCTGATCTGGCGAGCTTTATTTTCGGGCAAAATGGACATGATATGGTTCAAGTTGAAGATGCGCATTTGTTTTCTATATAAACAATAGGCTAAAATCGTGCTGCCTCGAAGCTCTTTGATTAATATTTTTCTTTGTGTAAATGAATTGCGTTTGGAGAGATAAATGATTTCCACAGGCTTTCTCTCTTCCATAGCT includes:
- a CDS encoding TRAP transporter permease: MENKGETLSLEEQQKLLEKYDPEAGTRKLGGVLGWIVFFGLLAFSLFHLYTGVFGMLTAQLQRSIHLGFALALIFLLFPARKKDRGRNHKVAWYDIILAILGIAVGAYWPLFIDEIVMRAGRLTEIDFYVGLIAVLLVLEATRRAVGLPITIIAVIFLAYAMFGPYMPAFLAHRGLDLERLVQTMFFTTEGILGTPLGVSATFIFLFLLFGSFLVKTGVGQYFNDLAVSIAGKRTGGPAKVAIFSSALQGTISGSSVANVVTSGSFTIPMMKKLGYKKEFAGAVEATASTGGQIMPPIMGAAAFLMVEFIGGGITYWDIAKAAAIPALLYFAGVWIMTHFEAKRVGLRGLKDEEMPNRKEVLKKIYLLLPILAVIILLMSGMSVIRAALWSIVITVAVSMISKETRIGFRDAIDALVDGARTALGVAAATAAAGIIVGVVVKTGLGLKMANGLLDLSGGLLIPTLMLTMVAAIILGMGSPTTANYVITSTIAAPAIILLGVPDLSAHLFVFYFGIVADVTPPVALAAFAAAGVSGGDPIKTGVTASKLAIGAFIIPYMFVLSPELLMIDTTWYYLIWVVFTALAGMMAIGAGVIGYWLRKLNIFERLLGIAGGLLLIYPEGVTDIVGLVIFILLIALQVFIKKDDQAKPQTA
- a CDS encoding WYL domain-containing protein, with the translated sequence MKGILYRAMEERKPVEIIYLSKRNSFTQRKILIKELRGSTILAYCLYRKQMRIFNLNHIMSILPENKARQIS